The DNA window TTAATGTCGGCAGCCAAGCCAGCAAGATTTTTAAGGTCGGCATCTTGCACCACTGGAACAATCAAATTTCCTGAAGGTAGGGCAACTGCAATCCCTATATTGACGTGCTTTCTAAGAATAATCTTATCACCATCGAGTGAAGAGTTTACCATTGGAAAGTCACGCAGCGATTTAGCAACCGCATCTGTAAACATTGGCATGAAAGTTAACTTTTCACCATATCGTTTTTGGAATTGCTCCTTGTTCTTGTCACGCCATTCTACTAGACCAGTAACATCAGCCTCCACCATGGCCGTAACATGCGCTGCCACATGCTTTGAGGTAACCATATGTTCTGCAATAAGCTTGCGCATTCGATCCATTACTATAATGGTATCTTCTGCGCCAACCGAGACGCTAACCCTGTATTGCTGCTGTTCAGCGGCAGGAGCTGCTGCCTGTGATGTTGAAGGCATTGAATCAGCTGCCTTTAGCACGGAATCTGGCACTTTGCTTCTTGAACTCAAAAATGCGAGAATATCCTCCTTGCGAACACGACCATCCTTACCGCTACCCGAAATCTGCTCTAACTCCCGAACTGAGATATGCTCCTGCTTTGCAATACTCTTCACCAATGGCGAATAAAATCGAGTCGGTTGAATATCCGACGAGGCTAGCTGTTCTTGCTGTTTTGTTGTTTCAACTTTGGTTTGAACGGCTTGCGCCACCTCTTCTTTAGAATCAACTTCAACTTCGCCCCCTGTTCCTATTAATGCAATTGTGGTACCTACCGGAACCAAATCATCTTGGCGATAGAAGACTTTGATAACGGTACCTTCAACAGGAGAAGGAATTTCGGAGTCTACTTTATCGGTGGCTATCTCCAGGAGGGCATCATCTTCCTCGACCTTATCGCCCTCCTTAACAAACCATCGCGTAATGGTAGCCTGCTCAACGCTTTCACCCATCTTGGGCATTTTTAGCTCAAACTGTGACATTTTATAATTGTTTATTAGGCTAATATTTTCAAAACAACCTATTAACACCTCTATAGCTGATTTGTTTAGACTGAATATAGGCAAAACGACTTGAATGAACGAGATGGCTTATAAAATGAAAAGAGCGATACCAATGAGATATCGCTCCAAATAATTGTGAACTTTTATTACCATTTCATATCATGAAAACCCTTCAATTGGATCGTTCCTATATCAGCAGTATTTATTTTCAGCTTCTAATTTTTTAAGGAAAAGAAGTAAATCACCTAGATAGTATTTGAAGTTGACTTGTGATCGTAAGTTTTATAGTGCAGCCTCCATCAACAGTGGTTAATCCTTCGATGCTTCATAGTGCAAAACATTAACTCGCTCTAGCGTAATGAGAGCCCCAAATCTTGACTTTGGCATGAACTTTTGCATGGATTCCAAGAAACCTTTGATTTTCTGCTCCTCGTCCACCAACTCCACCACAATTGGCAGGTCGTTGGAAAGTGTGAGAAGCTTTTCGGTGTGCACCACCGAGTTGGCACCATATCCCATAATGCCGCGTAAAACTGTGGCACCTGCGATACCGTATCGCTTTGCTGCATATACAATTACCTCATAGAGAGGGGTGCCATTGACTTTATCGAGTTCTCCAATAAAAATGCGAAGCAGAAAAGATTCACCAGATAGTTCCATTGCCGTGTTTTTTATAATTTAAAGTAGTCGAGAGAACCAAAATCCCATAAAAACAAAAAGTAAACCAAGTACTACTGAACCCACTGCATAAAGAGAAAAGAACAACCACTGCCCATCTCGAATTAAGGATAGACTCTCCAGCGAAAAGGTTGAAAAGGTTGTAAAGCCGCCGCAAAAGCCGGTGGCAAAAAAGAGGCGTGCTTCCGGGGATAGAATGTTTCCCCGTTCACCTAAACCAAAGAGAAAGCCAATTATCAGGGAACCAACAATATTGACAAAAAGAGTGCCGAATGGAAAACTTAAGTAAAACAACTTTTGCACTGACGACGAAGCCAAATAACGCAATACGCTTCCAGCAAACCCTCCAAATCCTACAAGGAGAATGATTCTAAGCATGAAGTTGAAATAAATTAGACCTTTTAAAAGGTCAAAAATAGCAAACTAAATTAATACTTTATCTACGAATCGTGAGTTCATAAGGCGAGCTACTCCCATGTAAGATGGCAAAAAGCTTAGCCTATCACCAACCTTATACTGGGCATGAGCCTTACCCACCTTTGCTAACCCGAGGTCAAAAACAGTCATGTCTGAGGTGGTACCTACAAATTTTACATTTTTATCCACAATGGCTAAATCGGAAGCTTCAACATCAATTAGTCCAAAATCGGTAATAGCACGGTAGGTAAGCTCCTGTTCTTCATTGGATCGATCAACAAAATGACCAATGTTGCCCTCGGTCAGTTCATCGTCGGGAAAATTCTTTTTCGAAGCGAGCTCTATGATATTTGCCTTGAATTCAAACACTTTGGTTGAAAGCGGCGAAAATTTTTTGCCATCCCATGGGCTAGTTCCCATAAATGCAGATTCACCAATACGTAAATGGTTAATATTTCTGGGCATTGATGTCTTTCCAACCAAAGGTAACACAATTGAACTTCCACCAGAGATGAGCGGAATTTGCTTGCTAAATTTGGCTTCAAGCAGCTGCTTGTACAGCGAAAGATGCAGCAGTTTGTCGTAGGTGGGTTGAACACCATACATGCAACCCAGATTGGTTCCTAGGCCAATAACCTCAATATTCTGAAGTTCAAAAACCTTAGAGTAAAAATCAACCACCCTTTCCCTCAAAACGCCTTCGCGCAGCTCTCCCAGCTCGAGCATTATTATAATTTGATGCACTTTCCCAGCGGCGGCAGCAGCCTTGTTGAGCGCCTCAATTGTGCGGAATGAGGTATTTAGCGAAATATCGGCATAGGCAATTACCGACTTTACCGTGTCCATGGCGGGAGGCTTAATGTACATCGTTTTTACCGAGGGGTTTATTTGCTTCGCCCGTCGCAAGCCAGAAATACGAGAGTCGGCAACACTATGCAGCTTTTTGGCAATTGAGTGCTGAAGTATTACCTCCAGCGCCGGTTCGTAACCCGAAAGAATTTTGGTTACCAGAGTCCACGAAAAATTGTTCCTCTCGAGATAACTTTGGATTTTTTCAAGGTTAGAGATAATGCGGTCCGTATGGACAATAAGTTGAGCCATATCAGTAGTATATTATCGATTCAACCTCATCTCTGCATATTTAGATGTAAAACCAAGGCGTTCGTATAGTTTTTTTGCTGGATTATCGTACTCTACATGAAGCGCAATATTCCCATTGCACTCAGCCACAGAGTGGTCGATAAGCTGACGACCAATTCCTTTTCCTCGATGGCTGGCATCAACGGCCACGTAAACCAATATATTCTGAGGAATAAACTCCTCCATCCCGGTTTGGTTCATTATTAGGCCACCCACAATCTGATTGTTGAGGTAAGCTATCATACAAAAACCGCCCTTGCCAGACTCAATGGAAAAGGCATAATCAATACATTTCTGAATTGCCTGGGGGGCATCGCCGAATTTGTCCAAGTGGAGATGTAAAAAATCGACAAATTGGCTTCGGTTTACAGCACTAAAATCTTTCTCGCTGTTAATTTTTTGAAAGGTTAACATAGCGTTATATTTAGTTAAAAGAATTTGTTCGTTGGTAACTTCATTGATAGGTTACCGGGAGGAATTTTCTGAACTGTTGCAAATATACAAACAAATGGGTAAAGGAAAAAATACAACTGCAAGAATATCAATATATTATTCTTTAACAACTAAATGAGTGATCATGTTCACTGCATCGCTACATCAACTTTTCGCTTTTTGCCACAAAGATAGAAACCATTGCATCGCCTGTTACATTCACAACTGTGCGAAGCATATCTAGAGGTCGATCTACGGCTAAAATAAGCGCTAACCCTTCAACTGGAATTCCCACTGAGTTGAGCACAATGAGCAGCATAATGATGCCGGCACCCGGTACTCCTGCCGCACCAATGGAAGCCATGGTGGCCGTAAACACAATGGTTAGCTGTTGAACAAAGCTGAGGTGCAGGCCAAATACCTGAGCAATAAACACCGCAGCAACTGCTTGATAAAGGCTGGTTCCATCCATGTTGATTGTGGCACCCACTGGCAGCACAAAGCTGCTAACCTGCTCTGGAACCTTAAGCTCTCGCTCAACCTGCTCCATTGTAACTGGAAGCGTTGCGGCGCTCGACGAGGAGGAAAACGCCACCAGCTGTGCCGGAAAAATGCCCTTGAGAAAGGTGACCGGGTGCATTTTTCCGAAAAAACGGACCAAAAGAGGATAAACTATCAAGAGTATAAAGAGCAAGCCCATCACCACCGTAAGTGCATAAAGACCGAGGGAGATGAAGAAGCCACCAGAACCAGAAAGGCCCTCCCCGGCAAAATCAACAATCAACGAGGCGAGTAATGCAAATACACCAATTGGTGCAAAGAGCATTATTAAGTC is part of the Williamwhitmania sp. genome and encodes:
- a CDS encoding dihydrolipoamide acetyltransferase family protein, which produces MSQFELKMPKMGESVEQATITRWFVKEGDKVEEDDALLEIATDKVDSEIPSPVEGTVIKVFYRQDDLVPVGTTIALIGTGGEVEVDSKEEVAQAVQTKVETTKQQEQLASSDIQPTRFYSPLVKSIAKQEHISVRELEQISGSGKDGRVRKEDILAFLSSRSKVPDSVLKAADSMPSTSQAAAPAAEQQQYRVSVSVGAEDTIIVMDRMRKLIAEHMVTSKHVAAHVTAMVEADVTGLVEWRDKNKEQFQKRYGEKLTFMPMFTDAVAKSLRDFPMVNSSLDGDKIILRKHVNIGIAVALPSGNLIVPVVQDADLKNLAGLAADI
- a CDS encoding DUF190 domain-containing protein; the encoded protein is MELSGESFLLRIFIGELDKVNGTPLYEVIVYAAKRYGIAGATVLRGIMGYGANSVVHTEKLLTLSNDLPIVVELVDEEQKIKGFLESMQKFMPKSRFGALITLERVNVLHYEASKD
- the crcB gene encoding fluoride efflux transporter CrcB, producing MLRIILLVGFGGFAGSVLRYLASSSVQKLFYLSFPFGTLFVNIVGSLIIGFLFGLGERGNILSPEARLFFATGFCGGFTTFSTFSLESLSLIRDGQWLFFSLYAVGSVVLGLLFVFMGFWFSRLL
- a CDS encoding alanine racemase, giving the protein MAQLIVHTDRIISNLEKIQSYLERNNFSWTLVTKILSGYEPALEVILQHSIAKKLHSVADSRISGLRRAKQINPSVKTMYIKPPAMDTVKSVIAYADISLNTSFRTIEALNKAAAAAGKVHQIIIMLELGELREGVLRERVVDFYSKVFELQNIEVIGLGTNLGCMYGVQPTYDKLLHLSLYKQLLEAKFSKQIPLISGGSSIVLPLVGKTSMPRNINHLRIGESAFMGTSPWDGKKFSPLSTKVFEFKANIIELASKKNFPDDELTEGNIGHFVDRSNEEQELTYRAITDFGLIDVEASDLAIVDKNVKFVGTTSDMTVFDLGLAKVGKAHAQYKVGDRLSFLPSYMGVARLMNSRFVDKVLI
- a CDS encoding GNAT family N-acetyltransferase, whose amino-acid sequence is MLTFQKINSEKDFSAVNRSQFVDFLHLHLDKFGDAPQAIQKCIDYAFSIESGKGGFCMIAYLNNQIVGGLIMNQTGMEEFIPQNILVYVAVDASHRGKGIGRQLIDHSVAECNGNIALHVEYDNPAKKLYERLGFTSKYAEMRLNR
- a CDS encoding dicarboxylate/amino acid:cation symporter translates to MKRKSFPLYAKILVGMVLGLIWGLIAVWIGASQFTADWVKPFGVIFLNLLKLIAIPLIFVSLVKGISGLSDITRLSRIGLKTIAIYLTTTILAVTIGLAFVNIIKPGNVFPQEKRAELLEKYSGVVNEKSAQATHVKKKSPLSVIVDMVPENVVNAASDNKNMLQVILFAALFGVAMALSKGTNVEIVVKFFDGLNEVILKIIDLIMLFAPIGVFALLASLIVDFAGEGLSGSGGFFISLGLYALTVVMGLLFILLIVYPLLVRFFGKMHPVTFLKGIFPAQLVAFSSSSSAATLPVTMEQVERELKVPEQVSSFVLPVGATINMDGTSLYQAVAAVFIAQVFGLHLSFVQQLTIVFTATMASIGAAGVPGAGIIMLLIVLNSVGIPVEGLALILAVDRPLDMLRTVVNVTGDAMVSIFVAKSEKLM